TAAACTTGATTATAAGTGGTGCCATACAGGTTAAAATTGAAACCTAAGGCTACTGGCCCATAAGATCCATCATCATTTTTGGGTACGGCTGTATAACTTCCATCGCGCGGAATAAAGCACGAGCTGGCCAATGCACCTACTGAAGTGTTAGTAAAAGCACCCGCGAAAAGCCCCCCTAAGGGATTGCTGCTCGCAAACGAAGGTGACAATCTTCCAACCTCTGGAATCGAGGCAGTTCTAGCCTTGCTCTCCTTAGTGGTTCTATAGGTAGGGTCTAATAAAGCTGGGTCAATTACTTGGGCTTGTGAAAAACTAAGCTGAGGTAGTAATACAAAAGCAAACAGGGCAAAAATGATAAATAATGATTTAAGCCTGCCTTTTATTAGGGAGTTGGAACAATAAAAATTGTCTTTCTTCAGAATAGGCACCTGCCTTTTCTGAAGAGAATCTTCTTCTAAGAAGCTTTGTAATTCTTTCATCATAAAAAAATAGTTAAAGGTTTAGTAGTAGAAAAAAGAGAAAGCTCCGCCAGGCCACCATTTGGGGCAGCAAAAATTCAGTGAATGTTACTTCACCGTAATGGGTAAGAGGAAAAGAAAAGCGTAAGTTGGGGGTAAGCTATTCCGGGGGAAGGGAATATGTATACTATTCGTACAAAGGCAGGTGCTGGCACCAGCAGAGCATTGCCAGCAACCCAACTTTATACAATTGAGAAATCCCTGATTAATGAACCAGGCTATAGCGTTTCAGTATTATAATTGGCAAAGGATAAACGAACTTTTAGAAACCTAATAATATTTTTTATAATTAAGCGAGGCAAATAAATTTTATAAACGCTTAAATGTAAAATTATGTTTAATGAATGCAAGTTCATTAAACATAATTTTTTATAAGTTTCCTTTAATTAGAAGCTATATTATTTGAACAATAGCCCAAGAATCCTAGTAAAGCAACATTTTCATTCACTAAGGCATCTTTGCCCGAAAATCCCATAAATACGTTTAAAGAGGAAATAAATTTAGAATAAACAAAACTGCCTGCCTACAGCAACTTCTCCGCCACTTCCTGCCAGGTGCTCACGCGCTCAAACTCGGTGAGGTTGACGTTGTGCGGCGAGGAGAAGAGCAGTTTACGGTCCCCGCTAAAGGTGCGCAGGTTCTTGGGCCGGTCGTCAATCATGATATCGGCGCCTATGATGCTTTTGTCGCCGCAGAGCACGTAGTTCTGCCAGCCAATAAACGGAAAATGGTCATGCAGCCAGTCAAACTTGTCAATGAGTGAATTCCGGAACTCCATGCCCGCGCTCACAATAAAGACATCGTACTTCTCGGTGAGCGCTTTTATGACTTCCTGGCTGCCGGGAATGACCTTCAAATCTCTGAAAAATCCTTCGGCGTTGTTGTATTCCCAGACTTTGTCTTTGTGCTCTGCGGGCACGCACTCATACACTTCCTTGCCGTGCAGTTGCTCCAGCGTAAGGTTCAGGGCGCAGTCGCGGTTATAGAGGTCAATGAACTTGGCTATGGGGTCGGCCATGACTTCATCCATGTCAATGGCTATCTTTTTCTTGGTTGGCTGCATTTGGGTATTCTTGGTGAACGTTCTCTATCTTTATCGGGAATAAGAAAAGGAAGTTTCTGATTCTGAAATATTGACCCCTAATTCTTGATTCCCCATTCTTAATTCTTAAGTAAATGACCGATTTGCGCGTTTCCTTGATCCAAGCCGACTTAAAATGGCACGATGCCGCCGCCAACCGCGCTCTTTTTGAGGAGAAAATACAGCAACTCCCCGCCACCGACTTAGTGGTCTTGCCCGAAATGTTCACCACTGGTTTCAGCATGGACGCTCCGGCGCTGGCCGAGGAAATGGACGGCCCCACCGTGACCTGGCTTAAACAGGTGGCGCAGCAAACCCAGGCGGTGGTCATGGGCAGCGCAATCATCAAAGACCAGGGAAACTACTATAACCGCCTGCTCTGGGTACGGCCAGACGGCTCGCTGGAAACCTATGACAAGCGCCACCTCTTCCGGATGGCCGGCGAATGCGAGGCCTATACGCCCGGTAATCAAAAGCTGATTGTGGAGTTAAACGGCTGGAAAATCTGCCCGCTGGTGTGCTATGATTTGCGGTTCCCGGTGTGGGCGCGCAACACGCCCTTGCACTATGATGTGCTCATTTACATAGCCAGCTGGCCCAACAAACGCCGCCTGGCCTGGCAGACCTTGCTCCGGGCCCGCGCCATTGAGAACCTGGCCTTTTGCCTGGGCGTGAACCGCGTAGGCACCGACGCCAACGGCCACCTTTACGCCGGCGACACCGCCGCCTACAATTTACTGGGTGAGGAGCTCTACCATTCAGAACACGAAGAAGCGTTCACCACCATTACCCTGTCCCGCGCCCATTTAGAGGAAACTCGTAAAAAACTTCCCTGGGATGTAGACGCCGATGCCTTTACAATTCTGTAATTCTAAATAGCCTCAGGATCTAATCAGAATTCCCGTTTTTGGCTTCATTTTCAGAAATGAGCCCGAAAACGGGATTATCACTTTACTTTTGTCATTCTGAGCTTGCCGAAGAATCTAACGAAGACACAATTAGCAGCTGCCTACCTCAAGCACCTCCGTCGTTGTTATTACTCGCCGTTGTTGGTGTTCATAGGGGCCAACAATCAAGACTACGGTTCCAGCTGCTTTTTTGCACGCAGTTTGCTTTCCTTCCAAATTTCTGCTTACTCCTGAGTTCTACAAGACGGCTCATTCCATAGCCGGGCTCCGAGCGCTCACGGCCGCGAGGCCCCGCCTTCCCCTCTCGCGCTGTACCAGCTTCCTGGCGCCTTCGCCACCCGCCTGACGGCGACGGAACCTGCTTAGGCGCTCGATGGAAAGGCTGGAAAAGGTGCTAGTTGGTAGGCAGTCTTCGTTTTGGGTATAAAACAATGCCGCCAGCTCAAAAGACCTCACAGGTTTCCAAAACCTGTGAGGTCTGCGCCAATTACGTTTTCGGGCTCTAAATTGGAAATGAAGCCGAAACTGGCAATGCGCGTGCCGGTTGTAGAGACCAGGCACTGCCTTGTCTCTACTGTGGAGGAACCGACAGACGCTTGCTCAAAAGACCTCGTAGTGTGCGCAGCTCCTACGAGTGTCTCCGCCATTGTCCGCCAGTTCCTACCGCTGTAGCAACAGTTTATGCGTGGAAGTTTGACCGCTGGGCAACGTGACGCGCAGGAGATAGAAACCATCAGGCAAATGCTGCACGTCTAGCTGTTGGGTTTCCTGCGAAGCGGTTTTGTCTTGTAACACCTTGGTGCCGGTGAGCGTGAATAATTGAAGAGTGGCCGCCTGCGGAGTCTGCACCTGTACAAAACCTTGCGCGGGGTTGGGGAACACCAACACCTGTTTCGCAAGCTCCTGGTCACGTGCGCTCAAGGGGTGTGACAACACTTGCCAATGCTTCAATCCGCCCGCGTGGGTGCCTAGAATCACGGTTGGCCGCGCGTTTACCAGTTGTTGCAAATTTCCGGAAGTGATGAAATTCCCAGGACCCAGCAAAGCCGGCTTGTAATCAAACTGCAGTTCATCCCAAAGCACATTTTCCTGCACCGGGAAAGTCCCCGACAATTGGGCCGTGAAATCTGGGTAGAGGTTTAACTGCCCGCTGTCATCGGTGGTGAGTAAATCCGGGATAGTGTTCTGGTCTAAGTGGGCGATGTGAAGTTGCAGTCTTCGTTTCACAGAATTCGCCGCAAGGCCGCCCAGCGCATCTGAGACCAAGGCCCAAACCGGCGAAGTGGACGTGCCTGTGTTCCGGTAATAATGCAACGCGCCAGAAGACCGGCCCACTAACAAATCCAGGGTTCCGTTTTGGTCTACATCATACAGATACGGCGTGTCTCCTCTTGTAAAAGTAACCCCGGTGAGGCGCACGGCCGCCGCTGAAAACTGGGCTGGCTGCTGCGCCGCGGCTTGGTTCAGGAGATAATGGAATTCCTGCGTGGTGGTGGCGGGGTTATAAGCGCTGTAGGCTAAATCTATGGCCCCGTCTTGGTTAAGGTCTACTAACTGGGGCTTCAGGTTCAGCAATTTCTGGCTCGCAAAACCAAGGTAATCTGTGTTCACCAGTTCAAACTGCGGCTGACTGCCCGTGCCTTTGTTCTGAAAAAGCGTGAGCGACGCGGCATATTGGGTGCCGTTCAGGAGCGCGGTGTTGCCCACCAACAAGTCTAGTGTATTGCCGCCGGTAAGCGCACCTAAGGCGGGCGCGGCACCTTCGCCCAAATCTACCATTTGGTGTTGCAGGAACGGCTGTTTGGCACCAGTAAACCTTGGCAGAATAGCAGTGCCCGTGTTGGCGTACACCCACGTAGAGCTCGCCAAATTGACGTTCTGGTGCGAATTAGAGGTGGCGTTGGGCGCTACCACCAAGTCTGGGATTCCGTCAAACGTGACATCTAAATAATACGCCGCCGGAAAAACGCTGAACTGGTTGCCCGTAATATCTGGCGGAAGATTGTATTGCGCGCTGGAAATCCTAGGTTGAAGATTACTGCCAATGTTCATCAAACTCACTAAATCTGGGCAATCGTCATGGCCTACTACTAAATCCAAAACGCCGTTGGCATCTACATCTAGCGGCAGCACGCTAGAACCGCCAATGTGCTGTACCGCCGGACAAGAATCTCCGTTAAACGCATACTTGTTGCAAGAACCTATGCACCGGCTCACGTCTCCCCAATTAGAACTGGCTTTGGTGAATTTCATTTGTGCTGCGGGTAGATTTTGCTCCTGCTGCATATTCTGGAAATATTCCAGCCGAAGCCCCCCAGACCATTCCCAAAGCAGCAAATCCAAATCGCCGTCTTTTTCCATGTCTGTGATAGCGGGCAAGTCTTCAGCGCCAACCACTAAGTTCACGTCTATGTTATAAAAAAGCACCGGGTGTGTTAAGTCGAAAGTAGGGGTGCCGGTGCCCGAGGTGTTCCGGTAGACTTTCATGCCCAGGTTAGAGGCGGTAAACAAATCCGGCGCGCCGTCGCGGTCATAGTCCCGGAGCAGGGCAAATACCTGCAACTCCTTCGGGAAGGCTTTTTCATAAGCAGGCGCGTGTTGGTAGGCCCATTGCCCGTTGGTCTGTACCGCCAAAAATGTGGTCACGCGCCGCGAACTCCTATCAAAGACAAACAAATCCTGCTGGCCGTCGTGGTTCAGATCAATGGCCGAGAATTGCGGACTGTTGAAGCCGCCGGCCCAGGGCATGGGCAAAATCTGGTCCTGCACGCGCACGGCCGGGCCGGCGGTTTCCTGGAACCTGATGGCGTGCTGGGCCCAGGCAGATTGCGTGACCGCGGCCATGCAACTTATGAAAAAGGCTAGTACCTTTACTTTACGGTTCATCCGTAGTGATTATCTGATGTGAACAATACTTCTATTTCTATGACGGAGCCCCTAGAGCACCTTTATCAAAAGTACCTGGAATGCCGGAAAGTAAGCACAGATTCGCGCGCCGCGAAAGAAAACACGCTTTTCTTTGCCCTGGACGGACCTAATTTCAAAGGCAGCCAGTTCGCGCAGCAGGCCCTGGACAAAGGCGCCCGCTATGCGGTGGTGCAGGACCCAGCCATCACCGGCCCCAACATTGTACAGGTGCCAGACACGCTGAAAGCCTTGCAGGAACTGGCCTTGCATCATAGAAAACAACTGACCATTCCGTTTATAGGCATTACGGGTTCAAACGGAAAAACCACCACCAAAGAACTCATCAATGCGGTGTTGATCCAGAAATACAACGTGCTTTGCACCATCGGCAACCTCAACAACCACATTGGCGTGCCGCTCACCCTGCTCAGTATTCAGCCTGAGCACGAGTTAGCCATCATTGAGATGGGCGCCAACCACCCCGGCGACATTGCCGAACTCTGCTCCTATGCCCTGCCCACGCACGGCCTCATCACCAATATTGGGAAGGCGCATTTAGAGGGCTTCGGGGATTTGGAGGGCGTAGCCCGCACCAAAAGCGAACTCTACCTGCACTTAGACAAAACCGATGGCACCGTGTTCGTCAATACGTCTAACGAACATCTGATGCGCATGGTACGCCGCTTGGCCAATAAAGTCACGTATTACCAGCCGGAAGATACTTACAGCGCCACCCTGCTCCAGGCCGCGCCGCAGGTCTTCTACCGGGCCGCCAACGGTGATGAGGTTCACACGCACCTCATGGGTTCCTACAATTTTGAGAACATGGCCGCCGCCGCTTGTATTGGGCAGTATTTTGGGGTGCCGCACGCAGACATCAATGCCGCCATTGCCGCCTACGCGCCTGTGAACAACCGTTCGCAGATTGTCAAGAAAGACACCAACACCATTCTGCTGGATGCCTACAATGCCAACCCCAGTTCCATGGCCGCCGCCGTCAGCAACTTCGCCATCATGGCCGGCGACCAAAAGGTAGTCATCTTAGGCGATATGCTGGAAATGGGCCAGGAAAGCGAAGCCGAACACAAATTACTTGGAAATCAGGTGGCCAATTTAGGTTTTTCTGAAGTTTTCCTCTGCGGAAAAGAGATGCGCTACGCCGCCGAAGAACACCCGGAGTTCCGCTACTTTGCCGAGAAAAGCGCCCTGCAGCAATGGCTCCAGGACCACCCCATCAGGAACAGCCACGTGCTGGTGAAAGGCTCCCGCGGCATTGGCCTGGAAACCGTGGTGGACTTGCTGTAGCCGTTGCCGTTTTCGGGCTCATTTCTGAAAATGAAGCAGAAAACAGATATATGGAAATGCGTGGAGACAAGGCAGTGCCTGGTCTCTACAAAATTATCTGCCACAAGTTACAATAGTCCTAAACTTGCGGCAGACCTATCTATTTTTGTTTTCCTGAAAGGATCTTGGTGGCAAACTAGATTGGCCTTTGCCATGTAAGAAACACCTTCCGTTTTCGGGCTCATTTCCAGAAACGAAGCCAAAAACGCAAAAACCTCACAGGTCATGGAGACCTGTGAGGTTTAAAATCCAATTTAACCCAGTTTAAAACGGAGAATCCAGCTCAGCCAGCGTGGGCAGGATTTCGTCTTTCTCAGACACCAGCGGGTTCACAATGCCCCAGTCAATACCTAGCGCGGGGTCGTTCCAGAGCAGTCCGCCTTCAGATTCTTTGCTATAGTAATTACTGCATTTGTAGGTAAAAACCGTTCCTTCCTCAAGAACCATAAAAGCGTGTGCAAACCCTATTGGAACATAAAACATGTTCCGTTTCTCAGCATCTAAGATACAGGTAGCGTGCTGCCCGAAGGTGGGCGAGTCTTTTCTGATGTCCACAACCACATCCAAGGCCTTGCCTGCAATTACCGTGACCAATTTAGCCTGCGCGAAGGGTGGTTTCTGGAAATGCAGCCCGCGCACCACGCCTTTTTTGGAAATGGAGAGGTTGTCCTGCACGAAGGTCTCGGTGATACCAGCCTCCGCAAACTGGCGGGCGCTGAACGTTTCCAGAAAAGCACCGCGGTCATCGGCGAAAATACGAGGGGTGATTTCCACCACACCCGCCAAAGGATAGGTTGTTACTTGCATATATTTTTTATTGAATGAAGGAGCGAATGTGTGAAGGTGTGGATGGGCAAAGGTACAATCTTTTCTACTTTGCCGTTGTGACGTTACCGTTTAGACGTAGCCGCGGCTATGGCGGCAAAGTAGCGTTCAATCACGTAGCGTTCGTCAAATTTCTTCAAGGCTAATTGGCGGCTGTTTTTGCCCATTTCCTCCAAATCTTGGTCAGAGAGCAGATAGACTTGTTCCATTTTGGCGGCCAGGTCTGCGCCGTTGCGCACTTCGCATAAATAGCCGTTGTAGCCGTCAATCACGGTTTCTTTGCAGCCGGGCACGTTGGTAGTCACCAAAGGTTTGCCCAGGGCGGCGGCTTCTAATAACGTGCGGGGCGTGCCTTCACGGTAAGAGGGCAAGACCACGCAATCGGCGCGGTGCATGAGGCCAGCCACGTCATCTGAGGTGCCTAAGTATTCTAGCCAGCCTTCTCTGGCCCACTGTTCCACCAGGGTACGCTTAATGCCAATATTTCCTTCTTCGTCAATGGCCCCTAAGAGTTGAATTCTGAGGTTGGGGTATTTGGCTTTCAAAATCTTGCTGGCTTCCACGTATTCCACCAGGCCTTTTTCATAGAGCGCGCGGGAAACCATCAGAAACACGAACGGGTCCTGACGTTTGAATTCGGCCGCCGGCTGGAAACGGTTGGTGTCAATACCGGAGCCCGGAAGCACTTCGGTAATGGATTCGTTCACCAGGTTTCG
This region of Rufibacter sp. LB8 genomic DNA includes:
- a CDS encoding amidohydrolase, which translates into the protein MTDLRVSLIQADLKWHDAAANRALFEEKIQQLPATDLVVLPEMFTTGFSMDAPALAEEMDGPTVTWLKQVAQQTQAVVMGSAIIKDQGNYYNRLLWVRPDGSLETYDKRHLFRMAGECEAYTPGNQKLIVELNGWKICPLVCYDLRFPVWARNTPLHYDVLIYIASWPNKRRLAWQTLLRARAIENLAFCLGVNRVGTDANGHLYAGDTAAYNLLGEELYHSEHEEAFTTITLSRAHLEETRKKLPWDVDADAFTIL
- the murF gene encoding UDP-N-acetylmuramoyl-tripeptide--D-alanyl-D-alanine ligase, translating into MTEPLEHLYQKYLECRKVSTDSRAAKENTLFFALDGPNFKGSQFAQQALDKGARYAVVQDPAITGPNIVQVPDTLKALQELALHHRKQLTIPFIGITGSNGKTTTKELINAVLIQKYNVLCTIGNLNNHIGVPLTLLSIQPEHELAIIEMGANHPGDIAELCSYALPTHGLITNIGKAHLEGFGDLEGVARTKSELYLHLDKTDGTVFVNTSNEHLMRMVRRLANKVTYYQPEDTYSATLLQAAPQVFYRAANGDEVHTHLMGSYNFENMAAAACIGQYFGVPHADINAAIAAYAPVNNRSQIVKKDTNTILLDAYNANPSSMAAAVSNFAIMAGDQKVVILGDMLEMGQESEAEHKLLGNQVANLGFSEVFLCGKEMRYAAEEHPEFRYFAEKSALQQWLQDHPIRNSHVLVKGSRGIGLETVVDLL
- a CDS encoding 5'(3')-deoxyribonucleotidase translates to MQPTKKKIAIDMDEVMADPIAKFIDLYNRDCALNLTLEQLHGKEVYECVPAEHKDKVWEYNNAEGFFRDLKVIPGSQEVIKALTEKYDVFIVSAGMEFRNSLIDKFDWLHDHFPFIGWQNYVLCGDKSIIGADIMIDDRPKNLRTFSGDRKLLFSSPHNVNLTEFERVSTWQEVAEKLL
- a CDS encoding T9SS type A sorting domain-containing protein; the protein is MNRKVKVLAFFISCMAAVTQSAWAQHAIRFQETAGPAVRVQDQILPMPWAGGFNSPQFSAIDLNHDGQQDLFVFDRSSRRVTTFLAVQTNGQWAYQHAPAYEKAFPKELQVFALLRDYDRDGAPDLFTASNLGMKVYRNTSGTGTPTFDLTHPVLFYNIDVNLVVGAEDLPAITDMEKDGDLDLLLWEWSGGLRLEYFQNMQQEQNLPAAQMKFTKASSNWGDVSRCIGSCNKYAFNGDSCPAVQHIGGSSVLPLDVDANGVLDLVVGHDDCPDLVSLMNIGSNLQPRISSAQYNLPPDITGNQFSVFPAAYYLDVTFDGIPDLVVAPNATSNSHQNVNLASSTWVYANTGTAILPRFTGAKQPFLQHQMVDLGEGAAPALGALTGGNTLDLLVGNTALLNGTQYAASLTLFQNKGTGSQPQFELVNTDYLGFASQKLLNLKPQLVDLNQDGAIDLAYSAYNPATTTQEFHYLLNQAAAQQPAQFSAAAVRLTGVTFTRGDTPYLYDVDQNGTLDLLVGRSSGALHYYRNTGTSTSPVWALVSDALGGLAANSVKRRLQLHIAHLDQNTIPDLLTTDDSGQLNLYPDFTAQLSGTFPVQENVLWDELQFDYKPALLGPGNFITSGNLQQLVNARPTVILGTHAGGLKHWQVLSHPLSARDQELAKQVLVFPNPAQGFVQVQTPQAATLQLFTLTGTKVLQDKTASQETQQLDVQHLPDGFYLLRVTLPSGQTSTHKLLLQR
- the rfbC gene encoding dTDP-4-dehydrorhamnose 3,5-epimerase, which produces MQVTTYPLAGVVEITPRIFADDRGAFLETFSARQFAEAGITETFVQDNLSISKKGVVRGLHFQKPPFAQAKLVTVIAGKALDVVVDIRKDSPTFGQHATCILDAEKRNMFYVPIGFAHAFMVLEEGTVFTYKCSNYYSKESEGGLLWNDPALGIDWGIVNPLVSEKDEILPTLAELDSPF
- a CDS encoding glycosyltransferase family 4 protein, with the protein product MRIAIVINKSWNIFNFRLSLVKALLGAGHEVVAIAPEDAYSAKLVAEGCQFLHLPMESKGTNPVKDLLLIKSFLKAYRQVKPDVILQYTIKPNIYGSIAAKLAGIPTINNVSGLGTVFIVQNLVSKVAMALYKFSFQFPAKVFFQNQDDKQLFLDRNLVNESITEVLPGSGIDTNRFQPAAEFKRQDPFVFLMVSRALYEKGLVEYVEASKILKAKYPNLRIQLLGAIDEEGNIGIKRTLVEQWAREGWLEYLGTSDDVAGLMHRADCVVLPSYREGTPRTLLEAAALGKPLVTTNVPGCKETVIDGYNGYLCEVRNGADLAAKMEQVYLLSDQDLEEMGKNSRQLALKKFDERYVIERYFAAIAAATSKR